The Deinococcus betulae genome includes a window with the following:
- the efp gene encoding elongation factor P, giving the protein MISVTELRNGTKVEMDGGLWECLDYSHLKMGRGGAKVVTKFRNMETGSIVDRTFNSGEKLQDIYVEGKTMQYLYKDGDDFMFMDMDTFEQVTLPPSLVGDAAKFMKENTEVEVAMYGEKALTITLPNQVILKIVETDPGVRGDTVSGGTKPAKLETGATVQVPLFVEQDTSVKVDTRTGQYLSRA; this is encoded by the coding sequence ATGATCAGCGTGACGGAACTGCGGAACGGCACCAAAGTAGAGATGGACGGCGGCCTGTGGGAATGCCTGGATTACTCGCACCTGAAGATGGGGCGCGGCGGCGCCAAGGTGGTCACCAAGTTCCGCAACATGGAAACGGGCTCCATCGTGGACCGTACCTTCAACAGCGGCGAAAAGCTGCAGGACATCTACGTTGAAGGCAAGACGATGCAGTACCTGTACAAAGACGGCGACGACTTCATGTTCATGGACATGGACACCTTCGAGCAGGTGACGCTGCCCCCCAGCCTGGTGGGCGACGCCGCCAAGTTCATGAAGGAAAACACCGAAGTCGAAGTGGCGATGTACGGCGAAAAGGCCCTGACCATCACCCTGCCCAACCAGGTCATCCTGAAAATCGTGGAAACCGACCCCGGCGTGCGCGGCGACACCGTCTCGGGCGGCACCAAGCCCGCCAAGCTGGAAACCGGCGCCACCGTGCAGGTGCCCCTGTTTGTGGAACAGGACACCAGCGTCAAGGTGGACACCCGCACCGGCCAGTACCTCAGCCGGGCCTAA